A genomic stretch from Gemmatimonadaceae bacterium includes:
- a CDS encoding PAS domain-containing protein: MAEQSRILDSFFKHVQTCLVILDRHFNFIRVNDAYAKAYGRDVSAFAGRNHFELYPSDELKAAFERAVQTKEPFQAFATPFTFPDHPGWGVTHWDLRLVPILDDRGEVEFLVFSLNDVTDRVQAQEAVRQSEERYREMIMSNFTGAYVSTPAGALLACNPAFASMLGFASVEEALGTDLASPYKDPEDRREFLDALRAERRLDNRETEYRRSDGKPLHAIENAVGVFDEGGDLIEIRGYLIDTTQRKHLEDQLRQAQKMEAVGQLAGGIAHDFNNILTAILGFSELLLASFEPGDPRCADVEEVLKAGEHGASLTRQLLAFSRRQVVQPVILDVNVVVTGIESLIRRLIGENIDFRTILRASQARVKMDKGQLEQVLANLVVNARDAMPDVGKLTVETSAGQLDELGRGRFKFRPGRYVLISVSDTGTGMDAETQSRIFEPFFTTKEIGRGTGLGLSTVYGIVKQASGFIDVQSEPGSTTFKIYLPLTDEPLTPAEGAPCTIRPDLRDTTILVVEDDPAVRELIRKTLAAEGYRILEAENGLVALGLLEQREKPVDLVLTDVVMPGMSGRSLADRVGQLYPELKILFMSGYSSIADKEVLDFGVYFLEKPFSPEVLKAEVLKMLR; encoded by the coding sequence ATGGCCGAGCAATCGAGGATCCTCGACTCGTTCTTCAAACACGTACAAACGTGCTTGGTAATTCTCGACAGACATTTCAACTTCATCCGCGTCAATGATGCGTACGCTAAGGCATATGGACGCGACGTATCCGCATTCGCTGGACGCAATCATTTCGAGCTGTACCCGTCCGATGAGCTCAAAGCAGCATTCGAGCGTGCCGTTCAGACGAAAGAACCTTTCCAGGCTTTCGCCACACCGTTCACGTTCCCTGACCATCCGGGATGGGGCGTCACACACTGGGATCTCAGGTTGGTTCCGATCCTGGACGATCGAGGTGAAGTCGAGTTTCTGGTCTTTTCTCTCAACGATGTCACCGACCGCGTGCAGGCGCAGGAGGCCGTGAGGCAGAGCGAGGAGCGCTACCGTGAGATGATCATGAGCAATTTCACCGGTGCCTACGTCTCGACGCCTGCTGGCGCGCTGCTCGCGTGCAATCCGGCATTTGCCTCGATGTTGGGGTTCGCGTCGGTCGAGGAGGCTTTGGGCACTGATCTCGCGTCACCCTACAAGGACCCCGAGGACCGGCGGGAATTCCTTGACGCACTCCGCGCCGAGCGGCGGCTCGATAACCGCGAGACCGAGTACCGGCGATCAGATGGTAAGCCGCTGCATGCAATCGAGAACGCCGTGGGCGTGTTCGACGAGGGTGGCGACCTGATCGAGATTCGAGGGTACCTGATTGATACCACCCAGCGGAAACACCTGGAAGACCAGCTCAGGCAGGCACAGAAGATGGAGGCGGTGGGCCAGCTGGCCGGTGGGATCGCTCACGACTTCAACAACATCCTGACCGCCATCCTCGGGTTTTCGGAGCTCTTGCTCGCCAGCTTCGAACCGGGTGACCCGCGCTGCGCCGATGTGGAGGAAGTACTGAAGGCTGGCGAGCACGGGGCCAGTCTCACGCGTCAGCTCCTGGCCTTCAGTCGCCGGCAGGTCGTGCAGCCGGTCATCCTGGACGTCAACGTCGTCGTGACGGGAATCGAGAGTCTCATTCGGAGGCTGATTGGCGAGAATATAGACTTCAGGACGATCCTGAGAGCCAGCCAGGCGCGGGTCAAGATGGACAAGGGGCAGCTGGAGCAGGTGCTGGCGAATCTGGTGGTCAATGCCCGCGACGCGATGCCAGACGTCGGCAAGCTGACTGTTGAGACCTCAGCCGGGCAGCTGGACGAGTTGGGACGGGGACGCTTCAAGTTCAGGCCGGGGCGCTATGTGCTCATTTCAGTGAGCGACACCGGAACTGGAATGGATGCGGAGACGCAGTCGCGCATCTTCGAGCCGTTTTTCACGACAAAGGAGATCGGAAGAGGCACTGGCCTTGGCCTCTCGACCGTTTACGGAATCGTCAAGCAGGCAAGCGGCTTCATCGACGTCCAGAGCGAGCCTGGCAGCACGACGTTCAAGATTTATCTGCCCTTGACGGACGAGCCGCTCACGCCTGCAGAAGGCGCGCCTTGTACGATCAGACCGGACCTGCGGGATACGACAATCCTGGTCGTGGAGGACGACCCTGCCGTCCGCGAGTTGATCAGGAAGACGCTGGCCGCGGAGGGATATCGGATTCTCGAGGCGGAAAATGGCTTAGTGGCGCTAGGTCTTCTCGAACAGCGCGAAAAGCCTGTCGACCTCGTACTGACCGATGTCGTGATGCCTGGGATGAGTGGAAGGTCTCTTGCGGATCGCGTCGGACAGCTCTATCCGGAGCTCAAGATCCTGTTCATGTCGGGTTACTCTAGCATCGCCGACAAAGAGGTTCTTGATTTTGGAGTGTACTTCCTCGAAAAGCCATTCTCACCGGAAGTCCTGAAAGCCGAAGTGCTCAAGATGCTGCGCTGA